One window of the Desulfobacterales bacterium genome contains the following:
- a CDS encoding 2-dehydropantoate 2-reductase, protein MRIAVIGIGGVGGYFGGKLARHYTAGGDVEITFVARGAHLQQIQKNGLKQITAEGNFTAIPGRATDQPQTCGHFDLVLFCVKGYGLDGSAAQIKNNVDRTSTVITLLNGVDNVGPLKTALPEARVLNGCVYIGAHIVEPGVVRQAGGTCQLLFGPEDGNMEGLSAIETILKKAAIKASLTADIRTVVWEKYLFVSPLASATAYLKQPIGAFVEKSEKLDFLEGLMHEVAEIGIAQGVTISEEMVQAALKKNSLFPYDTKTSLQMDYESGRKIEIDIFTGYIVKKGKELGIPTPLHDKVYRKLIR, encoded by the coding sequence ATGCGAATTGCCGTAATTGGGATCGGCGGTGTGGGCGGCTACTTTGGCGGTAAGCTCGCCCGCCATTATACCGCCGGTGGGGATGTAGAAATTACTTTTGTCGCCAGGGGGGCGCATCTGCAACAGATTCAAAAAAACGGTTTAAAGCAGATAACCGCTGAAGGGAATTTTACAGCGATTCCCGGCCGTGCAACCGATCAACCCCAAACCTGCGGACATTTTGATCTGGTGCTGTTTTGCGTAAAGGGATATGGCCTTGACGGCAGTGCGGCCCAGATCAAAAACAACGTGGATCGCACCAGCACGGTCATCACCCTGTTAAACGGCGTCGACAATGTCGGACCGCTTAAAACCGCTCTGCCTGAAGCAAGGGTTTTAAACGGCTGCGTCTATATCGGCGCCCATATTGTCGAACCGGGGGTCGTCCGGCAGGCCGGCGGAACCTGTCAGCTTCTATTCGGGCCTGAAGACGGCAACATGGAAGGGCTGTCCGCCATCGAAACAATATTAAAAAAGGCGGCCATCAAAGCGTCGCTGACAGCCGACATCCGAACCGTTGTGTGGGAAAAATATCTGTTTGTCTCGCCGCTTGCCAGCGCCACCGCTTATTTGAAGCAACCCATCGGCGCGTTTGTGGAAAAATCCGAAAAACTCGATTTTCTGGAAGGTCTGATGCACGAGGTCGCAGAAATCGGCATCGCCCAAGGAGTCACCATCTCTGAAGAGATGGTCCAGGCCGCCCTGAAAAAGAACTCCCTCTTTCCGTATGACACCAAAACTTCCCTGCAAATGGACTATGAATCCGGCCGCAAGATTGAAATCGACATATTTACTGGTTATATTGTCAAAAAAGGGAAGGAATTGGGAATTCCCACCCCCCTGCATGACAAGGTGTATAGAAAGCTGATCCGTTAA
- a CDS encoding VOC family protein: MQVERLDHLVLTVKDVAAASDFYQTALGIKTVTFAENRTALVFNTGKINLHEAGNEFSPAALRPTPGSADFCFITKTPVSVVAEKLRSLSIPVIEGPVKRSGAFGPLLSIYLRDPDGNLVEISNEE, encoded by the coding sequence ATGCAGGTTGAAAGACTCGACCATCTGGTCTTGACCGTTAAAGATGTTGCGGCCGCCAGTGATTTTTATCAGACAGCCCTCGGGATAAAGACCGTAACGTTTGCGGAAAATCGCACCGCACTGGTATTCAATACCGGCAAAATCAACCTGCATGAGGCCGGCAATGAATTTAGCCCCGCAGCGCTTCGGCCGACTCCGGGTTCAGCGGATTTTTGTTTTATCACGAAAACGCCCGTGTCTGTTGTAGCGGAAAAACTGAGATCCCTTTCCATTCCTGTCATAGAAGGTCCGGTAAAAAGGTCAGGGGCGTTTGGGCCGCTTTTATCCATCTACCTGAGGGATCCGGATGGAAACCTCGTTGAAATTTCCAATGAGGAATAA